A single region of the Malus sylvestris chromosome 8, drMalSylv7.2, whole genome shotgun sequence genome encodes:
- the LOC126632806 gene encoding protein CELLULOSE SYNTHASE INTERACTIVE 3-like has translation MSKAPSSKPREPVSSSTSQSRDLNEPAMDDEEGTMARVAQFIEQLHASMSSPQEKELITARLLGIAKARKDARTIIGSHSQAMPLFISILRNGTPVAKVKVAATLSVLCKDEDLRLKVLLGGCIPPLLSLLKSESIEARKAAAEAIYEVSSGGLSDDHVGIKIFITEGVVPNLWNQLNPKSKQDKVVEGFVTGALRNLCGDKDGYWKATLEAGGVDIIVGLLSSDNAAAQSNAASLLARLMLAFSDSIPKVIDSGAVKALLRLVGQENDVSVRASAADALEALSSKSTGAKKAIVNADGLSVLIGAIVAPSKECMQGECGQALQGHATRALANICGGMSALILYLGELSQSPRLAAPVADIIGALAYTLMVFEHNSGADQESVNVTKIEDILVMLLKPQDNKLVQERVLEAMASLYGNNSLSSWLNHAQAKKVLIGLITMAAVDVQEYLIPSLTSLCCDGTGIWESIGKREGIQLLISLLGLSSEQHQEYAVQLLAILADQVDDSKWAITAAGGIPPLVQLLETGSQKAKEDAAHVLWNLCCHSEDIRACVESAGAIPAFLWLLKSGGSRGQEASAKALTKLVPRADSATINQLLALLLGDSPSSKAHTIRVLGHVLIMASHNDLVHKGSAANKGLRSLVQVLNSSNEETQEYAASVLADLFSTRQDICDTLATDEIVHPCMKLLTSNTQGVATQSARALGALSRPMKTKTTSKMSYIAEGDVKPLIRLAKTSSIDAAETAVAALANLLSDPQIAAEALAEDVVSALIRVLGDGTSEGKKNASRALRQFLKHFPVGYVLTGNAQCCFAMLAIVDSLNALDMVGTDAADALEVVALLARTKQGVNFTYRPWSALAEVPSSLESLVRCLAEGPPPLQDKAIEILSRLCDEQPVVLGDLLIERSRSLGSLANRVMNSSSLEIRVGGAALLICAAKEYKQKAMEVLDVSGYLKLLVYALVDMMKQNSSCSSLEIEVRTPRGFIERTAFHKGDEFDVPDPAIVLGGTVALWLLCIIGSFHAKSKLTIMEAGGLEVLSDKLACYTSNPQAEYEDTEGIWISALLLAILFEDANVVLSPVTMCIIPSLALLLRSDEMIDRFFAAQSMASLVSNGSKGIILALANSGAVAGLITLIGYIESDVPNLVTLSEEFSLVRNPDQVVLEYLFNFEDVRVGSTARKSIPLLVDLLRPMPERPGAPPFAVKLLTHIANGSDTNKLIMGEAGALDALTKYLSLSPQDSTEATITELFRILFSNPDIIRYEASASSLNQLIAVLRLGSRTARYSAARALHELFDAENIRDSDLARQSIQPLVDMLNAASESEQEAALVALIKLTSGNSSKAAFFTDGQGNPLESLYKILSSASSLELRRIAAQLCCTLFDNTEVRASAIASECVEPLISLMHSDTTTAVEAGVCAFEKLLDDEHRVELAMAYNVVDLLVGLVSGTSMLLIEASVCSLIKLGKDRTPCKLDMVNAGIIDKCLELLPVAPSSLCSSVAELFRILTNSNAIARSLGAAQIVEPLFIVLQRPDFNLWGQHSALQALVNILEKPQSLATLKLTPSQVIEPLISFLESPSQAIQQLGTELLSHLLAQEHFQQDITTKNAVVPLVQLAGIGILNLQQTAVKALEKISTSWPRAVADAGGIFELGKVIIQDDPQPPHALWESAALVLSNVLRFNAEYYFKVPVVVLVKMLHSTLDSTITVALNALLVHERNDNLSAEQMTDGGAIEALLDLLRSHQCEEASGRLLEALFNNVRIQQMKVSQYAIAPLSQYLLDPQTKSQSGKLLAALALGDLSQHEGLARARDSVSACRALISLLEEQPTEEMKMVSICALQNFVMNSRTNRRAVAEAGGILIIQELLLSPNAETAGQAALLIKFLFSNHTLQEYVSNELIRSLTAALERELWTSATINEEVLRALHMIFVNFPKLHISEAATLCIPNLIGALKSGSDTAQDVVLDTLSLLRHSWSTMPIDIAKSQAVIAAEAIPILQMLMKTCPPSFQERADSLLHCLPGCLTVTIKRGNNLKQAMGGTNAFCRLTIGNGPPRQTKVVSHSTSPEWKESFTWAFDVPPKGQKLHIICKSKNTFGKTTLGRVTIQIDKVVSEGVYSGLFSLNHDSNKDGSSRTLEIEIIWSNRMADEET, from the exons ATGTCAAAAGCTCCCTCCTCTAAACCGCGAGAACCCGTATCGTCTTCTACTTCACAGTCTAG GGATTTAAATGAACCAGCAATGGATGATGAAGAAGGTACAATGGCAAGAGTTGCTCAATTTATTGAGCAACTACATGCCAGCATGTCTTCACCGCAAGAAAAAGAGCTTATTACAGCACGTTTGCTAGGTATTGCCAAAGCAAGAAAGGATGCAAGAACAATTATTGGTTCGCATTCCCAGGCAATGCCATTGTTCATAAGCATTCTCAGGAACGGCACCCCTGTGGCAAAAGTTAAGGTGGCTGCAACTCTGAGTGTCCTGTGTAAAGATGAAGACCTGCGTCTTAAAGTACTTCTAGGCGGGTGCATCCCCCCTTTACTCTCACTTTTGAAGTCCGAATCAATTGAGGCTAGGAAGGCTGCAGCAGAAGCTATATACGAAGTTTCCTCAGGTGGACTTTCAGATGATCATGTCGGCATCAAAATATTTATCACAGAAGGTGTAGTACCAAACTTGTGGAATCAACTCAATCCAAAGAGCAAGCAGGACAAAGTGGTTGAGGGATTTGTGACAGGGGCTTTGAGAAATCTTTGTGGTGACAAGGATGGTTACTGGAAAGCAACACTTGAGGCTGGTGGAGTTGATATCATTGTGGGTCTTCTGTCTTCTGACAATGCTGCTGCCCAGTCCAATGCAGCCTCCCTTTTGGCCCGTCTCATGTTGGCTTTCAGCGATAGCATCCCTAAAGTAATAGATTCTGGAGCTGTCAAAGCTTTGCTTCGGCTTGTGGGCCAGGAAAATGATGTTTCTGTCCGTGCTAGTGCTGCTGATGCTCTGGAAGCcctttcttcaaagtcaactgGGGCTAAAAAAGCTATTGTGAATGCAGATGGTCTTTCAGTTCTAATAGGGGCTATAGTTGCTCCATCTAAAGAGTGCATGCAAGGTGAGTGTGGGCAGGCTCTTCAAGGCCATGCCACACGGGCTTTAGCAAATATATGTGGTGGGATGTCTGCTTTAATTTTATATCTTGGAGAACTGTCACAGTCACCTCGCCTAGCTGCCCCGGTTGCTGATATAATTGGAGCTCTTGCATACACGCTGATGGTCTTTGAGCACAATTCTGGTGCAGATCAGGAATCTGTTAATGTAACAAAGATAGAGGATATTCTTGTAATGCTGCTAAAGCCTCAGGACAATAAGCTTGTTCAAGAGCGTGTCCTTGAGGCCATGGCTAGTCTATATGGCAACAACTCTCTCTCCAGTTGGCTCAATCATGCACAAGCAAAGAAGGTACTCATTGGACTTATAACAATGGCTGCCGTTGACGTGCAAGAGTATCTTATACCCTCTTTGACAAGCTTATGCTGTGATGGTACTGGAATATGGGAGTCCATTGGCAAGAGAGAAGGAATTCAGTTACTTATTTCATTGTTGGGGTTATCCAGTGAGCAGCATCAAGAATATGCTGTTCAGTTGCTGGCCATCTTAGCTGACCAAGTTGATGACAGCAAGTGGGCTATTACAGCTGCCGGTGGGATTCCTCCTCTGGTACAGTTATTAGAGACGGGTTCTCAGAAGGCAAAAGAGGATGCTGCTCATGTGTTGTGGAATTTGTGCTGTCACAGTGAAGATATTCGTGCATGTGTTGAAAGTGCAGGAGCCATCCCAGCATTTTTATGGCTTTTAAAAAGTGGTGGGTCAAGAGGACAAGAAGCATCAGCTAAGGCACTCACAAAGCTTGTCCCGAGAGCGGATTCTGCCACCATTAATCAATTGTTAGCTTTGCTCCTCGGTGACTCTCCAAGCTCGAAGGCCCATACTATCAGGGTATTGGGTCATGTTCTCATAATGGCGTCACACAATGATCTTGTGCATAAAGGTTCAGCAGCTAATAAAGGGCTGAGGTCTCTTGTCCAGGTCCTCAATTCATCAAATGAAGAAACTCAAGAGTATGCTGCGTCTGTCCTAGCTGATCTATTCAGCACAAGACAAGATATTTGTGATACTCTTGCAACTGATGAGATCGTGCATCCTTGCATGAAGCTATTGACCAGCAACACACAAGGTGTTGCAACACAGTCAGCTCGAGCATTGGGTGCTCTGTCCCGCCCTATGAAGACCAAAACAACAAGCAAGATGTCTTATATTGCAGAAGGTGATGTCAAGCCCCTCATCAGACTGGCTAAAACTTCTTCCATTGATGCTGCTGAAACTGCAGTTGCTGCACTTGCCAATCTTCTCTCTGATCCCCAGATTGCTGCAGAAGCCCTGGCAGAAGATGTTGTTTCAGCTTTGATAAGAGTACTGGGTGATGGAACTTCAGAAGGTAAGAAGAATGCATCCCGTGCCCTTCGTCAATTCCTGAAGCATTTTCCTGTAGGTTATGTGCTCACAGGAAATGCTCAGTGTTGTTTTGCTATGCTTGCTATTGTTGATTCCTTAAATGCATTGGATATGGTTGGGACTGATGCTGCGGATGCTTTAGAAGTAGTAGCTCTTTTGGCTAGAACAAAACAGGGCGTGAACTTCACTTACCGTCCATGGTCTGCCCTTGCTGAAGTTCCATCAAGCTTAGAATCTCTTGTTCGCTGCCTGGCTGAAGGGCCTCCCCCACTTCAGGATAAGGCAATAGAAATTTTATCTAGGCTTTGTGATGAGCAACCAGTTGTGCTCGGTGATCTGTTGATTGAAAGATCAAGATCCCTTGGTTCACTAGCTAACAGGGTAATGAACTCATCTAGTCTAGAAATCAGAGTTGGAGGAGCTGCGTTACTTATTTGTGCAGCAAAAGAGTACAAACAGAAGGCAATGGAAGTACTTGATGTATCAGGATATTTAAAACTGTTAGTGTATGCTTTAGTGGACATGATGAAGCAAAATTCTAGCTGCTCCTCTCTAGAAATTGAAGTCAGAACTCCTAGGGGTTTTATTGAAAGAACTGCATTCCACAAAGGTGACGAATTTGATGTCCCTGATCCAGCCATTGTCTTAGGGGGTACTGTTGCCTTGTGGTTGCTATGCATAATTGGTTCCTTTCATGCAAAGAGCAAACTCACAATTATGGAAGCCGGTGGTCTTGAGGTTCTATCTGACAAGCTTGCATGTTACACTTCCAATCCACAG GCAGAATATGAGGATACGGAAGGTATATGGATTAGTGCCTTACTCCTGGCTATTCTGTTTGAAGATGCAAATGTTGTTCTGTCACCTGTAACAATGTGCATCATTCCTTCACTTGCTCTTCTTTTGAGATCAGATGAGATGATTGATAGGTTCTTTGCTGCCCAGTCAATGGCCAGTCTTGTTTCTAATGGTAGTAAAGGAATAATTCTTGCCCTTGCAAATTCAGGTGCGGTTGCTGGATTAATAACCCTAATTGGTTATATAGAGTCCGACGTGCCTAACCTCGTTACTTTGTCAGAAGAGTTTTCTCTGGTACGAAATCCTGATCAAGTTGTTTTGGAGtacctttttaattttgaagATGTAAGAGTTGGATCAACAGCACGTAAGTCTATACCTCTCTTGGTGGATCTCTTGAGACCAATGCCAGAACGGCCTGGTGCCCCTCCATTCGCTGTTAAACTCTTGACCCATATTGCCAATGGAAGtgatacaaataaattaattatgggtgaagctggagctctggaTGCTCTGACAAAGTACCTTTCTTTGAGCCCACAAGACTCCACAGAAGCTACAATAACTGAATTATTCAGAATATTATTCAGCAATCCCGATATCATTCGTTATGAAGCATCAGCTAGTTCTTTGAATCAACTCATAGCTGTTCTGCGTCTAGGGTCAAGAACTGCAAGATATAGTGCTGCAAGAGCTCTTCATGAACTATTTGACGCTGAGAACATCAGAGATTCTGATTTAGCAAGGCAGTCTATTCAACCATTGGTTGACATGCTTAACGCTGCATCAGAGAGTGAGCAAGAGGCTGCCCTTGTTGCGTTAATTAAGTTGACTTCAGGAAATTCTTCTAAAGCAGCTTTTTTTACTGATGGGCAGGGAAATCCACTGGAGAGTTTGTACAAAATACTGTCTTCTGCTTCATCCTTGGAATTGAGGAGAATTGCTGCACAACTCTGTTGTACTTTGTTTGATAATACCGAAGTCAGAGCAAGTGCAATTGCCTCAGAATGCGTAGAGCCCCTTATATCACTGATGCATTCTGATACAACTACAGCTGTAGAAGCTGgagtttgtgcttttgaaaAATTGTTGGATGATGAACACCGGGTGGAGCTTGCAATGGCCTATAATGTTGTGGATCTCCTTGTTGGATTAGTTTCTGGAACAAGCATGCTGCTCATTGAGGCCAGTGTCTGTTCTCTCATAAAGTTGGGGAAAGACCGGACCCCATGCAAATTGGATATGGTCAATGCTGGAATTATTGATAAATGTCTTGAGCTACTACCTGTTGCACCCAGTTCATTATGCTCTTCCGTGGCTGAATTGTTCCGCATTTTAACAAATAGTAATGCAATTGCTAGAAGTTTGGGTGCTGCACAAATTGTAGAACCTCTTTTTATAGTTTTACAACGTCCAGATTTCAATTTATGGGGACAGCACAGTGCATTACAAGCACTGGTAAATATTTTGGAGAAGCCACAAAGCCTTGCAACTTTAAAGCTTACACCTAGCCAAGTGATCGAGCCTCTAATTTCATTTCTGGAATCCCCATCTCAAGCCATCCAGCAGCTTGGCACAGAATTGCTATCTCATCTTCTTGCACAAGAACATTTTCAGCAAGATATTACAACAAAAAATGCAGTTGTTCCTCTTGTTCAGCTTGCAGGAATTGGAATATTAAACTTACAGCAGACAGCGGTAAAGGCACTGGAAAAAATCTCAACAAGCTGGCCAAGGGCAGTTGCTGATGCTGGTGGTATCTTTGAGCTTGGAAAGGTTATTATTCAAGATGACCCTCAGCCACCTCATGCCCTGTGGGAATCAGCTGCTTTAGTTCTCTCAAATGTTCTGCGCTTCAACGCTGAATACTATTTTAAGGTTCCTGTGGTGGTTCTTGttaaaatgttgcattcaacaCTGGATAGCACCATCACGGTGGCCCTCAATGCGTTACTTGTTCATGAAAGGAATGATAATTTAAGTGCAGAACAGATGACTGATGGTGGTGCTATAGAAGCCTTGTTGGACCTTTTACGGTCTCATCAATGTGAAGAAGCTTCTGGAAGATTACTTGAAGCTCTATTTAACAATGTCAGGATACAACAAATGAAGGTCTCTCAGTATGCAATAGCACCGCTATCGCAGTATCTGTTAGATCCACAAACCAAATCGCAGTCTGGAAAACTTCTTGCTGCTCTTGCTCTGGGAGACCTTTCCCAACATGAAGGGCTTGCGAGAGCTAGAGATTCTGTTTCTGCATGTCGTGCATTGATAAGCTTGCTTGAAGAACAACCAACAGAAGAGATGAAAATGGTGTCAATTTGTGCATTGCAAAACTTTGTCATGAACAGCCGAACAAATAGGCGAGCTGTTGCTGAAGCTGGGGGCATACTGATTATTCAAGAACTACTACTGTCTCCGAATGCAGAAACTGCTGGGCAGGCAGCATTGCTTATcaaattcttgttttctaatcACACACTCCAAGAGTATGTATCAAATGAACTTATAAGATCTTTGACAG CTGCATTAGAGAGAGAGTTGTGGACCTCAGCAACTATTAATGAAGAGGTCTTGAGAGCCTTACATATGATATTCGTCAACTTCCCAAAGCTCCATATTTCTGAAGCAGCCACTCTCTGCATTCCCAATCTGATTGGAGCTCTTAAATCTGGTAGTGACACGGCTCAGGACGTTGTTTTGGACACCCTTTCCCTGTTGAGACATTCTTGGTCAACCATGCCAATAGATATTGCAAAGTCTCAGGCTGTGATTGCTGCCGAAGCCATTCCCATCCTACAAATGCTCATGAAAACCTGTCCACCAAGTTTCCAAGAGAGAGCAGACAGCCTGTTGCATTGCTTACCAGGTTGTTTGACTGTTACAATTAAGCGGGGGAACAACCTTAAACAGGCCATGGGAGGTACAAATGCTTTTTGTCGATTGACAATAGGCAATGGCCCTCCTCGACAAACCAAG GTTGTGAGCCACAGTACCTCTCCAGAATGGAAAGAAAGCTTTACGTGGGCATTTGATGTGCCTCCAAAGGGACAAAAGCTCCACATCATTTGCAAAAGCAAAAATACCTTCGGAAAG ACAACGCTGGGAAGAGTGACGATCCAAATTGACAAAGTTGTGAGTGAAGGAGTATACAGTGGATTATTCAGTCTAAATCATGACAGCAACAAAGATGGGTCTTCCCGTACACTAGAAATCGAGATTATCTGGTCCAACAGAATGGCCGACGAAGAAACTTGA
- the LOC126632809 gene encoding replication factor C subunit 3-like: MAEPITLMDIDDDDNPSVQPNNKGKNVVVSAAAPSHGKATPWVEKYRPQSFADVAAHRDIVDTIDRLTSENRLPHLLLYGPPGTGKTSTILAVARKLYGVQYHNMILELNASDDRGINVVRQQIQDFASTQSFSFGGDSAKSSVKMVLLDEADAMTKDAQFALRRVIEKYTKNTRFSLICNHVNKIIPALQSRCTRFRFAPLEEFHVSERLKHVIEAEGLDVPASGLAAVIRLSNGDMRKALNILQSTHMASQQITEEAVYLCTGNPLPKDIEQISYWLLNESFAESFKRISDMKARKGLALIDIVREVTMFVFKIMMPAEVRVKLINDLADIEYRLTFGCNDKLQLGSLMATFTKARSALVAAAK, translated from the exons ATGGCGGAGCCAATCACTCTCATGGACATCGACGACGATGACAACCCATCTGTACAACCCAACAACAAAGGCAAAAACGTCGTCGTCTCCGCCGCCGCCCCTTCCCACGGCAAAGCCACGCCGTGGGTCGAGAAGTACCGCCCTCAATCCTTCGCGGACGTCGCTGCTCACCGCGACATTGTCGACACCA TTGATAGGCTTACTAGTGAGAACAGATTGCCGCACCTCCTACTATATGGCCCTCCTGGTACTGGCAAAACTTCAACTATTCTTGCCGTGGCACGCAAGCTCTATGGAGTGCAGTACCACAATATGATTCTGGAGTTGAATGCATCCGATGACAGGGGGATCAATGTTGTGCGACAACAGATTCAAGATTTTGCTAGCACGCAGAGTTTCTCGTTTGG GGGTGATAGTGCAAAGTCATCTGTAAAAATGGTATTGCTGGATGAGGCGGATGCTATGACAAAGGATGCTCAATTTGCTTTGCGAAGGG TGATTGAGAAATACACAAAGAATACTAGGTTTTCACTAATTTGTAATCATGTCAACAAGATCATTCCAGCATTACAATCACGATGTACTCGTTTCCGATTTGCTCCACTTGAGGAGTTTCATGTCTCAGAGAGACTCAAACATGTTATAGAAGCTGAAGG GCTTGATGTGCCTGCGAGTGGCTTAGCGGCAGTTATACGGCTTAGCAATGGTGACATGAGAAAGGCTCTGAACATTTTGCAG TCAACTCATATGGCTTCACAGCAGATAACTGAAGAAGCGGTATATCTTTGCACAGGAAATCCATTGCCCAAAGATATTGAGCAAATATCTTACTGGCTTTTGAACGAATCATTTGCTGAGAGTTTCAAAC GAATATCTGACATGAAAGCAAGAAAAGGGTTGGCTTTGATAGATATTGTAAGAGAAGTGACCAT GTTCGTTTTTAAGATTATGATGCCCGCAGAAGTTCGAGTTAAATTGATTAATGATTTAGCTGACATAGA GTACAGGTTGACGTTTGGGTGCAATGATAAGTTGCAACTCGGATCACTGATGGCCACTTTCACTAAAGCTCGATCTGCACTTGTTGCTGCTGCGAAGTAG
- the LOC126632812 gene encoding uncharacterized protein LOC126632812 has protein sequence MSGPSDRRFDLNLVEEATPPSPDNIWRPSFVSPTGPLTVGDSVMKNDMTAAVVARNLLTPKDNRLLSKRSDELAVNDSLALSVQCAGSVSNMAQRLFARTRQVESLAAEVMSLKQEIRGLKHENKQLHRLAHDYATNMKRKLDQMKETDGQVLLDHQRFVGLFQRHLLPSSSGAVPRNEAPNDQPLMPPPSRILSSIEAPNDPPPVPSLSGALPTAETSPKQPL, from the coding sequence atgtctggcccctccgaccgtcgttttgacttgaaccttgttgaagaggcaaccccgccttctccagacaacatatggcgcccatccttcgtctcccctactggtcctcttaccgttggggattccgtgatgaagaatgatatgaccgctgcggtggtggccaggaaccttctcactcccaaagataacagactactttccaaacggtctgatgagttagctgttaacgattcgctggctctcagtgttcagtgtgcaggttctgtgtctaatatggcccaacgcctatttgctcgaacccgccaagttgaatcattggcggctgaagtgatgagtctcaaacaggagattagagggctcaagcatgagaataaacagttgcaccggctcgcacatgactatgctacaaacatgaagaggaagcttgaccagatgaaggaaactgatggtcaggttttacttgatcatcagagatttgtgggtttgttccaaaggcatttattgccttcgtcttctggggctgtaccgcgtaatgaagctccaaatgatcaacctctgatgcctcctccttctaggatTCTGTCCAGtattgaggctccaaatgatccccctccggtgccttctctttctggggctctaccgactgctgagacttctcctaagcaacctttgtga